A single window of Malus sylvestris chromosome 5, drMalSylv7.2, whole genome shotgun sequence DNA harbors:
- the LOC126622230 gene encoding probable glutathione S-transferase encodes MAEEVVLLDFWPSPFGMRVRIALAEKGIEYESQEEDLSNKSPLLLKMNPVHKQIPVLIHKGRPICESLIIVQYIDEVWSNKAPLLPSDPYPRAHARFWADYVDKKIYSIGKLVWVTTGEVQEAAKKELIECFKLLENELGDKTYFGGESFGLVDVALIPFYSWFYALETCGNLCMVKECPRLVGWAKRCMQRESVSKSLPDQYKMYDFLLELRKKFDVHT; translated from the exons ATGGCAGAGGAAGTGGTTCTGTTGGATTTCTGGCCAAGCCCTTTCGGGATGAGGGTGAGGATTGCCCTGGCGGAGAAGGGCATTGAGTACGAGTCCCAGGAAGAAGACTTGAGCAACAAGAGCCCTCTGCTTCTCAAGATGAACCCTGTTCACAAGCAAATCCCAGTTCTGATCCACAAGGGAAGACCGATATGTGAATCGCTCATCATTGTTCAGTACATTGATGAGGTTTGGAGTAATAAAGCTCCTCTGCTGCCTTCTGATCCTTACCCTAGAGCCCATGCAAGGTTCTGGGCTGACTATGTTGACAAGAAg ATTTATTCAATAGGGAAGTTGGTGTGGGTAACCACAGGTGAAGTCCAAGAGGCAGCAAAGAAGGAACTGATAGAGTGCTTTAAGCTGCTGGAAAACGAGCTAGGGGACAAGACCTACTTTGGGGGTGAGAGTTTTGGCCTAGTGGACGTGGCACTTATCCCTTTCTATAGCTGGTTCTATGCACTGGAGACCTGTGGAAACCTGTGCATGGTGAAGGAGTGTCCGAGGCTGGTGGGTTGGGCAAAGAGATGCATGCAGAGGGAGAGTGTGTCCAAGTCTCTGCCTGATCAGTACAAAATGTATGACTTCCTTTTGGAGCTTAGAAAGAAGTTTGATGTTCATACATAA
- the LOC126622231 gene encoding probable glutathione S-transferase parC: YNKAPLLPSDPYPRAHARFWADYVDKNIYSTGKLVWVTTGEVQEAAKKELIECFKLLENELGDKAYFRGESFGLVDVALIPFYSWFYALETCRNLCMVKECPRLVGWAKRCMQRESVSKSLPDQYKMYDFLLELRKKFDVHT, encoded by the exons tataATAAAGCTCCTTTGCTGCCTTCTGATCCTTACCCTAGAGCCCATGCAAGGTTCTGGGCTGACTATGTTGACAAGAAT ATTTATTCAACAGGGAAGTTGGTGTGGGTAACCACAGGTGAAGTCCAAGAGGCAGCAAAGAAGGAACTGATAGAGTGCTTCAAGCTACTGGAAAACGAGCTAGGGGACAAGGCCTACTTTCGGGGTGAGAGTTTTGGCCTAGTGGACGTGGCACTTATCCCTTTCTATAGCTGGTTCTATGCACTGGAGACCTGTAGAAACCTGTGCATGGTGAAGGAGTGTCCGAGGCTGGTGGGTTGGGCAAAGAGATGCATGCAGAGGGAGAGTGTGTCCAAGTCTCTGCCTGATCAGTACAAAATGTATGACTTCCTTTTGGAGCTTAGAAAGAAGTTTGATGTTCATACATAA
- the LOC126623699 gene encoding sm-like protein LSM2: MLFFSYFKELVGREVTVELKNDLAIRGTLHSVDQYLNIKLENTRVVDQDKYPHMMSVRNCFIRGSVVRYVQLPPEGVDVELLHDATRREARGG, encoded by the exons atg TTGTTCTTCTCGTATTTCAAGGAGTTGGTGGGGAGAGAAGTGACGGTGGAGCTGAAGAATGACCTTGCTATCAGAGGAACACTGCACTCAGTGGATCAGTACCTCAACATTAAGCTCGAGAACACTAGGGTTGTCGACCAGGACAAGTACCCTCACATG ATGTCAGTGAGGAACTGTTTTATTAGGGGATCAGTTGTGAGATACGTGCAACTACCCCCGGAGGGAGTCGATGTTGAACTGCTGCATGATGCCACCCGAAGGGAAGCTCGCGGTGGCTGA
- the LOC126623698 gene encoding lysine-specific demethylase JMJ32, producing MEEIEALWKEVRELSLGESGRVERLEFPPTPLQFLRDYVNHNKPCIISNATLHWPALSSWTDDSYLTEALSSADISLHLTPHGQADALIPLDGSLCFASAHVQRMPFPKALSLITNNESQSKLVAYAQQQNNCFPSEYSALAGDCDPHIPWASEALGCLPDAVNMWIGNHLSTTSFHKDHYENLYAVVTGQKHFLLLPPTDVHRMYIRDYPSAQYSYSHDTGEFTLELEKPDRYVPWCSVDPYPSPEDRDKQLSSFPLYFDGPKPLYCTVNPGEILYLPSMWFHHVRQTPDSRGRTIAVNYWYDMQYDIKYAYFNFLQSIHCLSVKTPTLVETVHEDSGSDAWACI from the exons ATGGAGGAAATAGAGGCATTGTGGAAAGAAGTAAGGGAGCTAAGTCTAGGCGAGTCGGGAAGAGTGGAGCGGTTGGAGTTCCCACCCACCCCTCTCCAATTCCTTAGAGATTATGTTAACCATAACAAGCCCTGCATTATATCCAATGCCACCCTCCACTGGCCCGCCCTCTCCTCCTGGACCGACGATTCTTATCTCACTGAAGCCCTCTCCTCTGCTGACATTTCCCTTCACCTTACTCCGCACGGCCAGGCTGATGCCCTCATCCCCTTGGATGGTTCTCTTTGCTTTGCGTCTGCTCACGTGCAGCGCATGCCCTTCCCGAAAGCTCTCAGCCTCATCACCAACAATGAGTCCCAATCGAAACTGGTGGCCTATGCGCAGCAGCAGAACAACTGCTTTCCATCAGAGTACTCGGCTTTAGCTGGGGATTGTGACCCCCATATCCCATGGGCCAGTGAGGCCCTTGGCTGCCTCCCTGATGCAGTCAACATGTGGATTGGCAACCATCTGTCTACAACATCGTTTCATAAGGACCACTATGAGAATCTCTATGCTGTCGTGACTGGGCAGAAGCATTTCCTGCTCCTTCCTCCTACTGATGTGCATCGAATGTACATCCGTGACTACCCATCTGCCCAATACTCATATTCTCATGACACTGGAGAGTTCACGTTGGAACTGGAGAAGCCAGACAGATATGTGCCTTGGTGTAGTGTCGATCCTTACCCTTCTCCCGAGGACAGAGATAAGCAGCTCTCTAGCTTTCCTTTGTATTTTGACGGTCCTAAGCCCTTATACTGTACTGTCAACCCTGGAGAGATTCTATACTT GCCAAGCATGTGGTTTCATCACGTTAGACAAACTCCAGATAGCAGAGGACGCACTATTGCTGTGAACTACT GGTATGATATGCAGTATGACATCAAGTATGCTTACTTCAACTTTTTGCAATCAATTCATTGCCTATCTGTTAAAACTCCAACACTGGTTGAGACAGTGCATGAGGATTCAGGTTCTGATGCATGGGCGTGTATTTGA